The Streptomyces sp. V4I8 genome includes the window CAGCGGCTGATCCCCCTCCTGCGCGACATCCGACGAGGCGGCTCGGCCGCGATCGACTTGTGCGACCTGGCGGCGGGCCGCCTGGACGGCTACTACGAGCGCGGGCTCAACGCCTGGGACGTGGCAGCGGGGGACCTGATCGCACGGGAGGCGGGTGCGCTGACCGGTGGGCGGCCCGGGGAGCGGCCCTCGCGCGATCTGGCGGTGGCGGCGACGCCGGGGGTTTTCGAGCCGCTCCAGCGGCTGTTGGAGGAGTTCGGGGCCTGGCACGACTGACGCGCGCCCCTACGGCTCTCTCGCGGCAGCAGGCCCCCGGCGCTGGATTCGCCGGGGGCCTGCTGTTGGTCTGCGCGCTCGTCAGACGCTGGACGCGCCGACTTCCACACCGTGCTCGGCGGCGAGGCGGCGCAGGTCGTCGAGCTCGCCCTGCTCCACCTCGACGAGGAAGTCGTCGCCGTCGTCAAGAGCCCGCGTCAGGTCGGACTCGGTCGCCCTTATGCGCTGCAGAAGTCCTGCGGTGAATGCGTCCATGCTGCGCCCCCTCGTCCTGGGTCGTGGGTCGGTGGCACGGGGGTGTGCCGTTCGGAAGGGGCGATCACGTCTCCAGTAGATGCCCAGCGCTGCCCAGGCCGGGCGGCGACGGTGCCGGACACCCACACCCGCTCTGCGGAAAGCGGATTGCCTCGTACCGCTTGGTGCTGCGGTACAAGCAGAGCGTGATCGCGGGGTGTACATGCCGTCCTCCCCCCGCTCTCTTCCACGGAAACCTCAACCGGAAGAGAAAATCTCGCATTCCCGGGCTTCACACCTGTCCTTCATGGCCCGCTCACCCCTCTTACCGCCGACTTATGACCGAAAAGGGCAGGATGGAGGCCAGACCCCAACCAAGGACCCTGCCCGTCGGCGAGGACAAGCGCTACGCGGGTGGACACAGGAAGGACAAGCGACGTGCGCGTACTCGTCGTCGAGGACGAGCAACTGCTCGCCGATGCGGTGGCCACCGGACTGCGCCGGGAGGCCATGGCCGTCGACGTCGTGTACGACGGTGCGGCCGCCCTGGAGCGCATCGGCGTCAACGACTACGACGTGGTCGTCCTCGACCGCGACCTCCCGCTGGTGCACGGCGACGACGTCTGCCGCAAGATCGTCGAACTCGGCATGCCGACGCGCGTGCTGATGCTCACGGCCTCCGGCGACGTCAGCGACCGTGTCGAAGGGCTGGAGATCGGCGCCGACGACTATCTCCCCAAGCCCTTCGCCTTCAGCGAGCTGACGGCACGCGTGCGTGCCCTCGGACGCCGTACGAGCGTGCCGCTGCCGCCCGTCCTGGAGCGCGCCGGCATCAAGCTCGACCCCAACCGCCGCGAGGTCTTCCGCGACGGCAAGGAGGTGCAGCTGGCCCCGAAGGAGTTCGCCGTCCTGGAGGTGCTGATGCGCAGCGAGGGCGCGGTCGTCTCGGCCGAGCAGCTGCTGGAGAAGGCCTGGGACGAGAACACCGACCCGTTCACGAATGTGGTGCGGGTGACCGTCATGACGCTGCGACGCAAGCTCGGGGAGCCGCCGGTGATCGTCACCGTGCCCGGTTCCGGCTACCGGATCTGATGCCCCATGGCCGCGACACCCGCGCCTCCGCAGGCGCCCCCGAAACCCACATGGGACCCCCGCAGAGCGGAGCCCTCCTTCCCGTGGCTGCGCCCCACCATCCGGATACGGCTCACGCTGCTGTACGGCGGCATGTTCCTGATCGCCGGCATCCTGCTGCTGTCGATCATCTATCTGCTGGCCGCGCAGGCCATCAGTACGGGAAACCAGCCGCCGTTCAAGATCGTGAGCGCGGCCGACGACATCAGGGTCGCCAGCAACGACTGTCCCGGGGTCAACAACGCGAAGGGCCTGACGCTCAACCAGTTCAACTCCGCGATCAGCTCCTGTATCGACCAGCAGCGCCAGATCGCCCTGGACGACCTCCTCAGCCGCTCCCTGCTGGCCCTTCTCGGCCTCGCCATCATCGCCTTCGCGTTCGGCTACGCCATGGCCGGACGTGTCCTGTCGCCGCTGGGCCGGATCACCCGGACCGCGCGCGCGGTGGCGGGCTCGGACCTGTCCCGCCGTATCGAACTGGACGGCCCGGACGACGAGCTCAAGGAACTGGCCGACACCTTCGACGAGATGCTGGAGCGGTTGCAGCGGGCCTTCACCGCCCAGCAGCGCTTCGTCGGCAACGCCTCGCACGAGCTGCGCACCCCGCTCGCGATCAACCGCACGCTCCTCGAAGTGCACCTGTCGGACCCGCAGGCGCCGATGGAGCTCCAGCAGCTCGGCAAGACACTGCTGGCCACCAACGAGCGCAGCGAGCAGCTGGTCGAGGGCCTGCTGCTGCTCGCCCGCAGCGACAACCAGATCATCGAGCGCAAGCCGGTGGACCTCGCGGAGGTGGCCGAGCAGGCCGTCGACCAGGTGCACGCGGAGGCGGAGGCCAAGGGCGTGGTGATCCGCGGCGAGCAGAAGCCCGCCGTCGTCCAGGGCAACGGCGTCCTGTTGGAGCGGATCGCGCTGAACCTCGTCCAGAACGCCGTGCGGTACAACGTCCCGGAGGGCGGCTGGGTGGAGGTCACCACCGAGGTCCAGCACGGACAGGCGGTCCTGATCGTCTCGAACACCGGGCCGGTGGTGCCGGCGTATGAGATCGATAATCTGTTCGAGCCGTTCCGGCGGTTGCGCACGGAACGTACGGGCAGTGACAAGGGTGTAGGCCTGGGGTTGTCCATCGTGCGGTCCGTGGCGCGGGCGCACGGCGGGCATATCTCGGCACAACCGCGCGAGGGGGGAGGGCTCGTGATGCGGGTCACCATGCCGATCTGAGATCATGTGCGCCGACACTCGGCAGGTACACGGGGATGTTCGCTTTGCGCGGAATTTTCTGGGCACTCGACGGACGGCCTCGTGTGTGATCGATCACAAGGGCGGTTTTCCGGCCATCTACTCTCCGTGGTCATGGAACCTGTCGGAAAGCCGGGAAAATCCGGGTTTTCGAGGGTCTTGATCACGGGAAGTACACGGTGAGACGCCTTTGAACTGCGGCATTAGGACCGTGTACGGTCCCGTTCGCCATCCAAGCCGATCACTCTTGAGGAGTCCGGTTGGGTGTCGATTGAGTAACAGACCTTGATGTGAGGCAAAATCTCCGCCTCGGGTCGGGCACAAGTCCGGCCTCTCACGCGTTACGTGCGCTGGAGACACCGCAGACACCCAGAGGGGGAGAGCGACATGGCAACGGATTACGACACCCCACGCAAGACCGACGACGACGTCGACTCGGACAGCCTTGAAGAGCTGAAGGCCAGGCGGAACGACAAGTCGACGTCCGCCGTGGACGTCGACGAGTTCGAGGCCGCCGAAGGCCTGGAGCTGCCCGGCGCGGACCTCTCCAATGAGGAGTTGGCCGTCCGGGTGCTGCCGAAGCAGCAGGACGAATTCACCTGCATGAGTTGCTTCCTGGTGCACCACCGGAGCCAGCTGGCCCGGGAGAAGAACGGTCAGCCGATCTGCCGCGACTGCGACTG containing:
- a CDS encoding response regulator transcription factor produces the protein MRVLVVEDEQLLADAVATGLRREAMAVDVVYDGAAALERIGVNDYDVVVLDRDLPLVHGDDVCRKIVELGMPTRVLMLTASGDVSDRVEGLEIGADDYLPKPFAFSELTARVRALGRRTSVPLPPVLERAGIKLDPNRREVFRDGKEVQLAPKEFAVLEVLMRSEGAVVSAEQLLEKAWDENTDPFTNVVRVTVMTLRRKLGEPPVIVTVPGSGYRI
- a CDS encoding sensor histidine kinase gives rise to the protein MAATPAPPQAPPKPTWDPRRAEPSFPWLRPTIRIRLTLLYGGMFLIAGILLLSIIYLLAAQAISTGNQPPFKIVSAADDIRVASNDCPGVNNAKGLTLNQFNSAISSCIDQQRQIALDDLLSRSLLALLGLAIIAFAFGYAMAGRVLSPLGRITRTARAVAGSDLSRRIELDGPDDELKELADTFDEMLERLQRAFTAQQRFVGNASHELRTPLAINRTLLEVHLSDPQAPMELQQLGKTLLATNERSEQLVEGLLLLARSDNQIIERKPVDLAEVAEQAVDQVHAEAEAKGVVIRGEQKPAVVQGNGVLLERIALNLVQNAVRYNVPEGGWVEVTTEVQHGQAVLIVSNTGPVVPAYEIDNLFEPFRRLRTERTGSDKGVGLGLSIVRSVARAHGGHISAQPREGGGLVMRVTMPI
- a CDS encoding DUF4193 domain-containing protein; translation: MATDYDTPRKTDDDVDSDSLEELKARRNDKSTSAVDVDEFEAAEGLELPGADLSNEELAVRVLPKQQDEFTCMSCFLVHHRSQLAREKNGQPICRDCD